TTCCCAGGCCCTCTGGGTTCCAAGGCTGTCACCTGCCTCtaccttgttttctttccttttctttcttttttttttttttttttttctgagacagggtcttgctctgttgcccaggctggagtgcagtggtgcaatcacagctcactgcagtcccaactgcctcccacctcagcctcctgagtagctagaactacaggcatgggccactagttgtttgtttttgttgttgttttttgtttggttggtttttttgtgtgtgtgtggttgtttttgtttttaagacagagtcctattcttgtcacccaggctggactgcaatgacataatcttggctcactgcaacctctgcctcccaggttcaaccaattcccctgccttcagcctcccaagtagctaggaatacaggagtgaaccaccacgaccggttaatttttgtatttttagtgcagatggggtttcgtcatgtgctggccaggctggtcttgaactcctgacctcaggtgatctgccttcctcggcctcccaaagcactgggataatAGGTGTAGGCCACCCCTCCCTGGCTGCGCCactagtttttgtagagattgggtttcactactttgcctaggctggtctcaaactcgtgggctcaattgatccgcctacctcaacctctgaaagtgctgggattacaggtgtgagccactgtgccgggcctgtTTCCTACCctcttctgagacagggtcttgatctgtcacccaggctgtggtgcaatcatggctcactggagactcaacctcctgagttcaagcaatcttcctgcctcagcctcctgagtagctgggacaacaggcaccaccatgccccgttaataccttgttttcttttttttttttttttttttttttttgagacggagtctcgctctgtcacccaggctggagtgcagtggccggatctcagctcactgcaagctccgcctcccgggttcacgccattctcctgcctcagcctcccgagtagctgggactacaggcgcccgccaccttgcccggctagttttttgtattttttagtagagacggggtttcaccgtgttagccaggatggtctcgatctcctgacctcgtgatccatccgtctcggcctcccaaagtgctgggattacaggcttgagccaccgcgcccgttaATACCTTGTTTTCTTTAGTGCACGGAGAAGCCCCTAAATTCTACTCCAGGTCCTGTAGTGCAGTCCTGCACTACAGGAGAGATCTCCATCTCCATGGCCCTAGCTCCTTAGAAGGCTGGTGCCTGCCAGAGCCCAGGGTTAGGCTGCAGCCACAGGTGAGGCCTGGTTCCCACGTAAGCCCTATTTATTTAGGGAGGGATGGCTGAGAGGGCATCTAGTCCCTCACAGTTCCCTGTTCACCCTGAAGATCCTATACTCAAGAAGGACTGGAGCAGAGGATGAAATATTGGGAGGccccttggctgggcgcggtggctaacgcctgtaatcccagcactttgggaagccgaggcaggtggatcatgaggtctggagatcaagaccatcctggctaacatggtgaaaccctgtctctactaaagaatacaaaaaaaaaaaaaattagccgggcacagtggcaggcgcctgtagtcccagctactagggaggctgaggcaagagaatggcgtgaacccgggaggtggagcttgcagtgagctgagatggcaccactgcactccaacctgagtgacagagcaagactccatctcaaaataataaaagaagtattGGGGACTCCCTCAAGAGGTACCTCACTGTAACATCACAGCCCTCTGTGACCTCACTCCTTTGATTAATTCACTATGTCACCAGTGAGGAGACTAAGTTCAAAGAAGCTAAGCGTCTTGCACATGGTTACACAGACACTGAGGATCAAGCTCATGGCTTCAGATGCTCCATCCCATTGCTGCAGAGCCAGCGTGACCCACCAGAATCTCCCACCTTCCCCAGTTCGCCATGTGAACTCAGAAACTCAAACTCAGGCCCTGCCCTTCTCCTAGACAACTGGGATCacaagcacatgcacacacacaccacttggGAACAAGCAACCAGGTGCATGAGCCCGGGCTGAGGGAACTGGACTTCACCTTCCACTCTAGACAGATTCCTGGAATGTGAGCAGATGGACCGTTTGCAAATAGCCCTGCTTCTCTCATTCAACTAATGTTACTGATCATTTTCAATGGATTGCATTCAGTGGATAtatattgaacatctactatgtgttTGGAGGCTAGATGGGAAATGCTTACTGGCCTTTCTTTCTGCTGAGTGGTTCACTGTGTGAACAAATGGCTTGCAGTCTCCAGGGTGCCACAGACCCCAGTGATGCACCTGTTTTAAGTCAAACACTCTTTTTGGCATATTAACAATTACATCTATTTTGTGCTTTGTTTATtgcatgtgttttttgttgttgttgttgttgggttgtttgtttgttttgagactgtcaagctctgtcacccaggctggagtgcaatggcacaatctcagctcactgcaacctccatctcccaggttcaagtgattctcctgactcagcctcccaagtagctgggattacaggcacccgtcaccacgcccagctaatttttgtatttttagtagaggtttctccatgttggccaggctggtctccaactcctgacctcaggtgatccacctgcctgggattacaggcgtgagccacggcgggttttctctctctctctctctctctctttctttctttctttctttctttcgggagacagagtttcgatgtgccacccaggctggagtgcaatggcgagatctcagtttgctgcagcctccacctcctgggttcaagtgattctcctgcctcagcctcccgagtagctgggactacagacatgcaccaccacgcccagctaatttttgtgtttttaatagagacggggtttcactatgttggccagtttggaactcctgacctcaggtgatccacccgcctcggcctcccaaagtgctgggattacaggcatgagccactgtgcccagcccgggCTTTCCTAAGGTAGTAGCTTAACTATTTTTCACCATGTAGGGGTGGGTTGGTGGGAGTGCAGGTGGTTAGGATGGAGAAATCACGGCTGGGGTTGGTTCCTGGCAGAGGCGGCAACCTCAGTGAGGCAGACGTCAGTGTGACGAAGGGGCTGGTGGGCTCACGGACCACCAACACCTAGGGCTGGAGTCTCTGGCCAGGAAGAGTGGGGCAGAGATGGGAGCTAGAGGAATTTTGACAGGGAAATGGACAGAGTAGGGAGGGACTAGTACAGCAGGGTGATGCCTGAGGGGACTCTTAGTGTCACCCGCCCATCTAGTCACCCTAGCTGCTGGCCCCAAAGTAACCATGGGGGAAGGCACACCAACAGGCTATGTAAGTTGCCATAATGTCTcaaaagaacaatgaaacagGACATATCTTATGCATGCTTCAACCCCTGTGATGACTGTCATTCTCTAACTACCTTGTCTTCAGCTCAGGAACCAGGTGTGGGGTTAAGCAAGCCTCATGGAGACAGAGGAACAGACTAAGATCTGGGATATCTGGGGACCGGGCTCTACCAAGTAGGAGCCACGGCTGGAGATGGTGGTAGAAGGGACCAGCAGAATGGATAAAAGCTGCCACCTCTACATTGTGACTCTCGCTAGCTCGCCTCATTGTGACCTGGCTCCCTTACCAGCTTGTAGTGATCTCCGGGGATTGGCACGAGTGCAGTGTGGGTTGgggccaggggtgggggtggaggggggtgGCCCAGGTGGCCCTAGGACCCCCCCCTCCATGGAAAACCAGCTATGGCATAACACCCTGGGATGTTGCAATCAACACCAAGAAAGCCCCCACGATGCCGAGGACATCTTATTCCTGCTGCTGGGCCTCATCGTTCTTGTCAACATTGGCATCAACGTGACAACTATGGTCAGTGATGATTGTGGACCATCTCTGGGGGTGAAGAGGGCTGAGGGTGGGAGCCAGCTGCAGCCTACATCTCCACCTGCAGGTGCGGTCTAGACTGGGGCAGGGGCACGGGTGGTGGTGCTGGGCGTGGAGGGCCTGGCCTTCACTCTCTGCCACTCTGCCCCAGATGTGGCATGGACTCCAGAACGCCTTAGACAAGATGATTGATTGGACTACTCGGAAAAGTAAGTGTGGCTGCTGGAGAGGTAGCGGACCCCCATCCCCGACCCTGACAATGGCCCTAGAAACCCAGGCCCCAGTGTTCCCAACATTGAGCTCTTCTGACAATTGCCCTGACTTCATAGATTCTTGCCTTCCCCAGATGAAATTCAGGCCAGCGAAAGTCCCCCCAGTGGTCCCCCAGACAAGGCTCAGGACGTCCACATCCACTGCATCGTGGACCCTGTGCAGGTGAAGATGGCCCGACCCACACGGTActcctctttctcctgccaccgtTTCTCCAGCCATCACAGCAGCAGTCTTTGCTGTCTTCATcatcgccgccgccgccgccgccgcccccacGCCCGCCATGGTCGCTGTCGCTGCTGCAACCACCAGCAGCAGTCGCAGAACTACAGACAAATCCCCCATAGCCGCTCAGTCTTCCATCACCCACATCGCAGCCAAAAGATGTCACCACGACGCCGAGTGCCCTTCTTTGATCAGGAGGACCTGGAGTCCTACCTGGAGGAGCAAGACAACCTGCCCTTCCCGCATCCCAAGTACCCACGTCGCGGCTGGGGTGGGTTTTATCAGAGAGCCGGTCTGCCCTCCAATGTGGGACTGTGGGGCCACCAGGGTGGTATCCTGGCCAGTCTGCCACCACCCTCTCTCTACCTGTCACCTGAGCTGCGCTGCATGCCCAAGCGTGTAGAGGCCAAGTCTGAGCTGAGGCTGCAGTCCTATGGGCCCCACGGTTCCCAGTCCCGACTGTGGGGCAATGTGGAGGCTGAGCAGTGGGTCTCGTCTCCACCACCTCCCCGCCGGCTGCCCCCTAACCCCGCTTGGGTCCCCAGGGGGCACAGCCCTTACCCCTCAGTGGGCTGGACACTGTATGACTCCTGGGATCAGCGGCGGCGTGGCATGGAGGGCTTTGAGCGCCCCCCTAACTTGGTGTCCCGGAACGCCCGGCCCGAGGCCCAGGGCTGCCGGGAGCACCACTCCCCACAGTCCCACCGGCGGAGTCTGCTTGGTCACACTCACGGCCAGTCCCACCGCAGCCCCCAGCCATCCACGGAACCCTTGGGCTACAGCTCCCGGGACCCCCATGAAGTGCAGCGCTGGGCAGCCGACTGGGCTGAGGCTCTGCCCGCCCGGCGTCCTCTgactacctctgcctccctcacGGTGTTGGGTGAGGCCTCCCACCAACGGACCCCAGCCCCAGGCTCAGTACGGGTTCCCCATTCCTCCAAGCCCCGGCCCAAAGTCCAGGTTGCAGATCCTGCCCCACCCCCGACCATGTTCGTCCCACTCAGCCGGAATCCAGGGGGCAATGCCAACTATCAGGTGTACGACAGCCTGGAGCTGAAGCGGCAGGTGCAGGAGAGCGGAGCCAGGTCCAGCTCACTGCCGCCGGCTTCCACCACCTCCTCAAGGCCCTCTCTGCACAGGAGCCAGACCGGGAAACTCAACTGACCAGAGGGGCATATGGGGCGCGGGGCAGGGCATGGAGAGAGAAGAATAAAGGGAAACAGAGTCCAAGAAACACTGTGGTGGTCTGTTGCGTAGGAGTGCCACTCCTTCGGCCAGCCTGGATCCCTGCCCTTGGCTTCCTGAAATGAGAAACCAGTGTCCCCTTCTTGGTGGGAGGCACCCCTTGGTTTAGTGGCCATGCGGCTGCCAGCAGGCCCTCCTGGTCCGCACCATGCACTACATAGATCCTGCACTGGCTGACGACAACCACCCGGGCTCTCTATTCTCCCTGTTCCCAGAAAGGATCAGGTCTGGATTCTGAAGTCAGTGTCTCAAGTGGGGCTCTTTGGAATTTACTTAGCTCATAGTACAGGACCAGGCCGAGGCTCTGGATTCCAGCCAGGCCTCCCCCAGGGCTCTGAGGCAGAggtcttcccagtctctggtgtAGTCAAGGGGTGAAGGGTTCAGGATTCTGAAATGAAACTGCAGGagtggccgggcacaatggctcacacctgtacagcactttggaaggccgaggaggcagatcacttgaggccaggagttcgggaccagcctggccaacatgatgaaagcccatcttggttgggtgcagtggtgcatgcctataatcccagcactttgggaggctgagacgggcaaattatgaggtcaggagattgagaccatcctggctaacacggtgaaaccccatctctactaaaaaaatacaaaaaattagcctagtgtggtggcacgcacctgtagtcacagctactcgggaggctgaggcaagagaatcgcttgcccaggaggcagaggttgcagtgaactgagatcacaccactgcactccaacctgggtgacagagagagaatccatttcaaaaaaaaagaaagaaaccccatctcggccaggcgcagtgactcacgcttgtaatcccagcactctgggaggccgaggcgggcagatcacgaggtcaggagatcgagaccatcctggctaacacagtgaaaccccgtctctactaaaaaatacaaaaaaattagccaggcgtggtggcgggcgcctgtagtcacagctactcaggaggctgaggcaggagaatgacatcaacccaggaggtggagcttgcagtgagccgagatcacgccactgcactccagcctgggtgacagagtgagactccacctcaaaaaaaaaaaaagaaagaaagaaaccccatctctacgaaaaatacaaaaattagccggatgtcggggtgcatgcctgtagtcccagctatagccactcaggaggctgagccagagaatcgcttgaacctggaaagtggagattgcagtgagccgaaatcgcaccactgcactccagcctggacgacagatcgagactccatctcaaaaaaaaaaaaaaaagaaaggaagggagggagggagggagggagtgatggaatgagtgagtgagtgagtgagtcacCCAGCAGTAGGGAACGATGGAGAAACAGGAGAGGGTCACTggcctccagaccctgtttgacTGTCCATACCTGGTTACCCAAACCTGGTTACCAGAGAGTTCCACCCTGGGCCCTCCTCTTCCTCGACCTTCCTCATTGTGATCCTGACCACCCGCCTCATTATGACTCAGTCCACCCCCTCCCCAACAACAGGAGTCTTCCTCCTAGTGACTGTGTGAGGACCGGGGGCCCAGGCAGTCCTGGGACCCCAGGCCATGGGTGAGCGAGCCTATCATGGGGCCCAGGTGTGCTCTGGCAACAACCCCAGGAAGTGCCAAGACTTAGGAGACTCGATTCTTCTTCTTCTGGGCAGCTTCATCTTGCTCAACGTGTGGATCAATGTGGTGACTCTGGTCAGGGCAGGATCTGGGTAGCAGGGTTGGGGGAGCCCTGGGGTCTtgaaggggctgaggtgggagggctgttGGGGTGTGGCCAGACAAGAGTTGGACTTAGGGGCTCACTCTGCTTCCGGACTCACCCGCCCTCCCGCTCTCCTCAGCTCTGGAAGCATCTGAAGAGCTCCTTGCGGATTCTGTTCcatcatttttttcccaaaggtGAGTGGGCCCCTGTGTGGGCTCCCAGGGATATGGGCCTGTCCCCTTTCTCCTATCCCTGGCCCAGTTCTCAGTCCCTAGGGAACCAGAGCATTGTCCCATCCTACCTCTCCCTGCAGACAAGCAACGCAGCGGCAGCCATCCCATATGTATTCGCTCCTCCGTGGATCCCAAGAACCTGTGCTCAAAAGTCTCTTCCCGCATCCATCATCGCCCAGGCTTCCTGCCCAGGCACGTTAACCGTCTTGACTCCTGGATACCAGACACGAATGATGAGAAGGTTTCTGCATGCTGCTGGATGCCACCTAAATGTGGACGTGCCAGGGTTCCCAGGGAGTCTCCATGGGGACTGTACAAGGAGGAGATGATGGGAGTGGGGGAGGCCCCTCAGGTCACAGCCTTAAAGGCTCAAGCCTCCTTGCTCTCCACGCCAGAGACATCTTCCCAGTTCCCAAAGATGAGCAAGTTGGACATGGGTCCATGCCGCCTGCCCCAAGAGAGCCAGACTAAGACCCCAGACTGTGCCCCCGCCCAGGCTCCACCTCAGGCCCAGGTCCACTCCCCAACCCACACTCCTGTGCACACCCTCACCCACTCCTGGATCCATGCCACGGCCCACACCTCTGTGCACACCCCTGCCCACTCCTGGACCCACTCCAAAGCCTGCACCCCCGAGGGCACCCACTCCCAGGCCCAGGACACCTCAGCCCAGGCCCAAGCCCACACCTCCGCCCCTACCCCAGCTCAGACTCCAGCCCACATCCAAGCCCACGCCTCGGCCCCTACCCCAGCTCAGACTCCAGCCCACATCCAAGCCCACACCTCGGCCCCTACCCCAGCCCAGGCCTCAGCTCACACTGAAGCCCATACATCAGCCCAGGCCCAAACCCACGCTCCGCTCCACACCCCTGAGCATACTCACTCCCAGGCCCACAGCCCTGAACACACCTCAGCCCATGCCCCAGCCCAGGCTCCTATGCCTGCCCCAGCCCACCCCCAGGCCCATGCCCTTGAGCACACCTCATCCCTTGCCCCAGCCCACAACCCAGCCCAGGCTCCTATGCCTGCCCCAGCCCACCCCCAGGCCCATGCCCCTGAGTACACCTCAGCCCATGCCCCAGCGTATATCCCAGACCACTCTCATCTAGTCTGTAGCTCGGTTCCTGTCCCAACCTCTGCCCCAGCTCCTCCCAGAACTCTTGCCCCACACAGTACTCCTGTCCTAGCTCCTACACCAGCCCCTGTCCCAGCCTctgcccccgcccctgccccagcACTGGTCATGGCCCTGACTACCACTCCTGTCCCTGATCCTGTCCCTGCCACCACCTCTGCCCCTATCATAACGCCTATACCCTCTCCCCGATCTGCCTTCAGCCATGACCTCTCCACTGGCCATGTGGTCTATGATGCCCGCAGGGCAAAGCAGAACTTCTTCCATATGTCCAGCCCCCAGAACCCTGAGTATTCAAGAAAAGACTTGGCTACCCTCTTCAGGCCCCAGGAGGGTCAGGACCTGGGGAGTTCTGGTATATCTGAGCAAACAAAGCAACGCAGTGGGGATAGTGCCAAGCTTCCTGCAGGATCCATACTGGGCTACCTGGAGTTAGGGAATATGGAATGGAAGATCTCAGATGACGCCAAAGATAAGTTCCCCCAGACCAAGAATTCCCCTTACTGCAGCTTCCATCCTTGCAGTTCTGAGAAGAAGACAGACTCCCAGGCTCCAGTCTACCCCAAATTCCTTGTCTACTCCCGGGATACTGCATGTGTCAAGCCTTGCTTTCATTCTACAACCACTGCCCAGAGCTCAGTATGCACTCTTTCTCCACCGTGCACTCTTTCCCTGCCTCTCGTTCCTCCCAGATCCTTTGTTCCTCCTCAACCCACCAACCATCAGAGGCCCTCCACCTTAATACAAACCCCTACTGTTCTTGCAACCTCCAAGTCTCCTCAGTCCATCCCCACTTCCCACTTCCCCATCCCTTCCCTGTTCGCCACCATTTCCCAACCCCTGATCCGACCCCAATGCCCTGAATGTCGTGAGAGTCTAGGCCTTACCCAACATTCTGGCCTTCAAAGGACCCCGTGCCCTTCAAAAGACTCCAGAGTTCCCAGGAATCTGGACCTTGCCCAAAACCCAGACCTCCACAAGAACCCAAGCCTTACCCCAGATCCAGGCCTCCACAAGAACCCAGGTCTTGCTCAAAATCAAGGCCTACATGATTTCCCAGGCCTTCTCCAAGATTCTTATCTATGCCAGAATCCAAGCCCTTCTCAAGACTTTGGCCTCCACAAGAATTCAGGCATTAGTCAAGATACCCACCCCCAAAAGAACACAGGTCTGACTCAAGAAGCGGGTGTCCTTAGGAGCCCATGTCTCACCCAACACCCTGGCCTCCACAAGAAAACACCATTTACCCAAACTTCTGATCTTCAGAGGAGTTCAGGCTTTACACAAGACTCTGGAGTCTATAGGAATTCTGAACCAAACCAAGAGACTGTGGTCTATAAAAATCAAGATCTCTCCCAAGCAACTCATCACCAAAAGAACCTAGGCTCTTCTAAAGATTCTGGAGGTCACAAGGATACAAGCAATGTCCAAGATTCAGGAGTCTGTAGTACCCCAGGCCTTACTGAAGATTCTGGGTCACGGAAGGGTCCATATGTTGCCCAAGACTCTGAAGTCAACAAGAGCTCAGGAGTTATCCAGGAATCTTGTCT
The Papio anubis isolate 15944 chromosome 17, Panubis1.0, whole genome shotgun sequence genome window above contains:
- the SPEM2 gene encoding uncharacterized protein SPEM2 isoform X2, with the protein product MWHGLQNALDKMIDWTTRKNEIQASESPPSGPPDKAQDVHIHCIVDPVQVKMARPTRYSSFSCHRFSSHHSSSLCCLHHRRRRRRRPHARHGRCRCCNHQQQSQNYRQIPHSRSVFHHPHRSQKMSPRRRVPFFDQEDLESYLEEQDNLPFPHPKYPRRGWGGFYQRAGLPSNVGLWGHQGGILASLPPPSLYLSPELRCMPKRVEAKSELRLQSYGPHGSQSRLWGNVEAEQWVSSPPPPRRLPPNPAWVPRGHSPYPSVGWTLYDSWDQRRRGMEGFERPPNLVSRNARPEAQGCREHHSPQSHRRSLLGHTHGQSHRSPQPSTEPLGYSSRDPHEVQRWAADWAEALPARRPLTTSASLTVLGEASHQRTPAPGSVRVPHSSKPRPKVQVADPAPPPTMFVPLSRNPGGNANYQVYDSLELKRQVQESGARSSSLPPASTTSSRPSLHRSQTGKLN
- the SPEM2 gene encoding uncharacterized protein SPEM2 isoform X1; its protein translation is MVVEGTSRMDKSCHLYIVTLASSPHCDLAPLPACSDLRGLARVQCGLGPGVGVEGGGPGGPRTPPSMENQLWHNTLGCCNQHQESPHDAEDILFLLLGLIVLVNIGINVTTMMWHGLQNALDKMIDWTTRKNEIQASESPPSGPPDKAQDVHIHCIVDPVQVKMARPTRYSSFSCHRFSSHHSSSLCCLHHRRRRRRRPHARHGRCRCCNHQQQSQNYRQIPHSRSVFHHPHRSQKMSPRRRVPFFDQEDLESYLEEQDNLPFPHPKYPRRGWGGFYQRAGLPSNVGLWGHQGGILASLPPPSLYLSPELRCMPKRVEAKSELRLQSYGPHGSQSRLWGNVEAEQWVSSPPPPRRLPPNPAWVPRGHSPYPSVGWTLYDSWDQRRRGMEGFERPPNLVSRNARPEAQGCREHHSPQSHRRSLLGHTHGQSHRSPQPSTEPLGYSSRDPHEVQRWAADWAEALPARRPLTTSASLTVLGEASHQRTPAPGSVRVPHSSKPRPKVQVADPAPPPTMFVPLSRNPGGNANYQVYDSLELKRQVQESGARSSSLPPASTTSSRPSLHRSQTGKLN
- the SPEM3 gene encoding LOW QUALITY PROTEIN: uncharacterized protein SPEM3 (The sequence of the model RefSeq protein was modified relative to this genomic sequence to represent the inferred CDS: deleted 1 base in 1 codon), coding for MGERAYHGAQVCSGNNPRKCQDLGDSILLLLGSFILLNVWINVVTLLWKHLKSSLRILFHHFFPKDKQRSGSHPICIRSSVDPKNLCSKVSSRIHHRPGFLPRHVNRLDSWIPDTNDEKVSACCWMPPKCGRARVPRESPWGLYKEEMMGVGEAPQVTALKAQASLLSTPETSSQFPKMSKLDMGPCRLPQESQTKTPDCAPAQAPPQAQVHSPTHTPVHTLTHSWIHATAHTSVHTPAHSWTHSKACTPEGTHSQAQDTSAQAQAHTSAPTPAQTPAHIQAHASAPTPAQTPAHIQAHTSAPTPAQASAHTEAHTSAQAQTHAPLHTPEHTHSQAHSPEHTSAHAPAQAPMPAPAHPQAHALEHTSSLAPAHNPAQAPMPAPAHPQAHAPEYTSAHAPAYIPDHSHLVCSSVPVPTSAPAPPRTLAPHSTPVLAPTPAPVPASAPAPAPALVMALTTTPVPDPVPATTSAPIITPIPSPRSAFSHDLSTGHVVYDARRAKQNFFHMSSPQNPEYSRKDLATLFRPQEGQDLGSSGISEQTKQRSGDSAKLPAGSILGYLELGNMEWKISDDAKDKFPQTKNSPYCSFHPCSSEKKTDSQAPVYPKFLVYSRDTACVKPCFHSTTTAQSSVCTLSPPCTLSLPLVPPRSFVPPQPTNHQRPSTLIQTPTVLATSKSPQSIPTSHFPIPSLFATISQPLIRPQCPECRESLGLTQHSGLQRTPCPSKDSRVPRNLDLAQNPDLHKNPSLTPDPGLHKNPGLAQNQGLHDFPGLLQDSYLCQNPSPSQDFGLHKNSGISQDTHPQKNTGLTQEAGVLRSPCLTQHPGLHKKTPFTQTSDLQRSSGFTQDSGVYRNSEPNQETVVYKNQDLSQATHHQKNLGSSKDSGGHKDTSNVQDSGVCSTPGLTEDSGSRKGPYVAQDSEVNKSSGVIQESCLRKSPGLVQTSGLPKCSGLTQDSGDYKNPGLIQDWGGHKVKGLTQDSNLPSLTQATKDERRFSPPQDVGVYRSSEHRQDSNLHKCPGINQDPGPHKDPALVQDSGLPKISGLTQESGPYKNSCLIPDPGLHKNPSPALGSDSVQLLSPLQTPKSTLSPMKSFVPEKAAQKEDAQRHVLWAPVQLNQNSFSSKVQVVSSDLQTFSEVPVLIELQSSSRQAGSQHRVYHPVDTVPSGYQNYRQMSMPSQINWKSHCPGPGTRAGHVVFDARQRQLAVGNDKCEALSPRRLRQEAPSSSGKPSRSGDIRM